From the genome of Nicotiana sylvestris chromosome 2, ASM39365v2, whole genome shotgun sequence, one region includes:
- the LOC104231219 gene encoding rust resistance kinase Lr10-like, whose translation MLSKSLVRVLEMSIFTSLLFFLVFCPLLSLGDRLEGCEDSWCKNDGPIIHFPFRLRNQPKHCGYPGFELQCNNQKDTILELPFSVHFIVEEIDYISQQIHLYDPNECIIAKLSKLNLSQSNFKNVEDPTALFNCSVPYDYGIVVPCLGSSGYQVYAVSPTILLHLFLTGPCTKIHQYPYSQSTFLENRLQLNWPVPLCGNCESNGMDCGFMDRTKLLETHCFNRTMTQKGITKQPLVAGVILGAALVCIIIFSFHQLYLSSKNEKDSRVRLEKFLEDYKAIRPTRYSYADIKKITDGFNEKLGEGSYGTVYKGKLSREIYVAVKVLRDSKGKGEEFINEIGTIGRIHHVNVVRLVGFCADGFRRALIYEYLPNDSLERFILPMSSSTNSVSVISWNKLQHIALGTARGIEYLHQGCNQQILHFDIKPQNILLDHNLNPKICDFGLAKLCSKEKSAVTMTAARGTIGYIAPEVLSRNFGKVSHKSDIYSFGMLLLEMVGGRIKSNSKTNNHNKISSLEWIYGDLEKGEELKIRIEEEGDGTIVRKLAIVGLWCIQWHPNDRPSIKEVVQMLEGDGSHLNLSPNPFMATNMPNFNASPHEEDLDVILEIE comes from the exons ATGCTTAGTAAATCTCTAGTAAGAGTTTTAGAAATGTCCATCTTTACATCTCTCTTATTTTTCTTGGTATTTTGCCCATTGTTAAGTTTAGGAGACAGACTAGAGGGTTGTGAGGATTCTTGGTGCAAAAATGATGGCCCTATAATTCATTTTCCATTCAGGCTCAGAAATCAACCAAAACATTGTGGCTATCCTGGTTTTGAACTACAGTGTAACAATCAAAAGGACACCATCCTCGAGCTTCCCTTTTCTGTTCACTTCATTGTTGAAGAAATTGATTATATCTCGCAGCAAATTCACCTTTATGATCCTAACGAGTGCATAATAGCCAAGCTATCAAAACTTAATTTATCACAATCTAATTTCAAAAATGTCGAAGATCCCACAGCCCTATTCAATTGTTCTGTACCATATGATTACGGTATCGTAGTTCCTTGTCTTGGTTCTTCTGGATACCAAGTTTATGCTGTTTCTCCGACCATTCTCCTCCACCTATTCTTGACTGGGCCTTGTACAAAAATTCATCAGTACCCATACTCACAGTCAACATTTCTTGAGAACAGGCTGCAGCTGAATTGGCCTGTACCACTCTGTGGAAACTGTGAGTCCAATGGAATGGATTGTGGTTTCATGGATAGAACTAAGCTATTGGAAACTCATTGTTTCAATCGAACTATGACCCAAAAAG GTATTACTAAACAGCCCTTAGTTGCAG GTGTCATTTTAGGTGCAGCTCTTGTTTGCATTATTATTTTCTCATTTCATCAGCTATATTTGtcaagtaaaaatgaaaaagatagtcGAGTTAGGCTTGAAAAGTTTTTGGAAGATTACAAGGCCATAAGACCAACAAGATATTCTTATGCTGATATTAAGAAGATAACAGATGGTTTCAATGAAAAGTTAGGAGAAGGAAGTTATGGAACTGTTTACAAAGGCAAACTTTCCAGGGAAATCTATGTTGCTGTAAAAGTCCTACGCGATTCCAAGGGTAAAGGGGAAGAATTTATCAATGAAATCGGAACAATTGGGAGAATCCACCATGTTAACGTGGTTCGCTTGGTTGGTTTTTGTGCTGATGGATTCAGACGAGCTTTGATCTATGAATACCTACCAAATGATTCACTTGAAAGATTCATTTTGCCAATGAGCTCGAGCACGAATAGTGTTTCAGTCATCAGCTGGAATAAGCTTCAACATATCGCTCTTGGTACTGCTAGAGGGATTGAATATCTTCACCAGGGATGTAATCAGCAGATTCTTCATTTCGATATTAAACCACAAAACATCCTTTTAGACCATAATTTGAACCCAAAAATTTGCGATTTTGGCCTAGCTAAACTGTGCTCGAAAGAAAAAAGTGCAGTCACAATGACAGCTGCTAGGGGAACCATAGGCTACATTGCACCAGAAGTGTTATCAAGAAACTTTGGTAAGGTTTCTCATAAATCTGATATTTATAGTTTCGGAATGCTCTTGTTAGAAATGGTTGGAGGGAGGATAAAGTCGAATTCTAAGACGAATAATCACAACAAAATAAGTTCTTTGGAATGGATATATGGAGATTTGGAGAAGGGGGAAGAATTGAAGATTCGGATAGAGGAAGAAGGAGATGGTACAATTGTGAGAAAGTTAGCCATTGTTGGACTTTGGTGTATTCAGTGGCATCCAAATGATAGGCCTTCAATAAAAGAAGTCGTTCAGATGCTAGAAGGAGATGGGAGCCATCTCAACTTGTCCCCAAATCCTTTTATGGCTACTAATATGCCTAATTTTAATGCAAGTCCTCATGAAGAAGATCTAGACGTTATATTAGAAATTGAATAA